TAGCGTGAACATTACGGTTACTTCATGCATGTTGTGAGACGTAACTCGGTCTTGTCTCTAGGTGCGAGGGAATGAGCCAGCCCAGCACTGTAGCGCCGCTGGCTCGAGTTTATTTGCCTTTACTTTCTCTTTGTTTATCTTATCGGATTTCTTCGTTTCTTCACCGGTTTTCTTTGGTTTTCAAGCATTTCTTCACCGGTTTCTGCGGTTTTCTATTTTTCTTCattccttttctctttttttttcaaCACATGTGTACTCTTTTTTCAAAACACATTGCACATTTTTAGTATACATGTGGAACATTGTTTtgatacacattgaacattttcaaatacatgatgcactttttttttcaaaataactATTTTGAACTTTATAATAGATTTTGAACATTTTCTgtacatgttgaacattttttattGGCATTAAACATTTCTTAAACTACGTGAGCATTTTTTTACGTTGTATAAACATTTTTTAATCTGtcaagatttttttttgaaacacaTGAATATTTATATAAAATATTACATACATTTTTAATGGTTCATAACAATTTTTATACTACATGTGGATACTTTTTTACATCGTATAAACATTTCAAAAAAAATATCACATACATTTCTTTTGAAATGGCACATACATTCATTGAATGATACGAACATTGTTTTAGTTATGCGAACATTTTACATTGTGTATACTTTTTTCTTGAAATGTCACTAACTTTTTTTTAATTGTGTAAGAACTTTTTCAATGTcacgaactttttttcaaatgctATCAACGTTTCATAAAAGTTGCGCCAACTTCTTTTACAGCACATGGACAATtttaaatgagcaattttttttttAAGATTTTAATAAATAATTACCTATTTCAGAAATATAGATAAAGGTAAAAAAACATGCACTAGGAGCCAACGCTCCCTCCCATGATGGGCCGACCCATTttgggggggggtggggggggtgAGACGATGTGTTTTTTCGTCTCATTATAAGCAAGACAAAGGCCCTCCCTAACCTGAATGCTTGTGTGGGACACAAACTCTCCACCCAGATCGAAGCATTTGAAGCTAGCACCCCGAGCGTGATGTTTCGGTGCTTGTACGTGTGGATATCTTAGAGGCATTCACCTCCGACGCTTCAACGAATTGTTCATGGGTTAGCGAGAAGTCTTATTTAGGACCACGAGGAGCAGTACGACTACATCAGCATCGACGCGCAGCTCGACAGTCTTCCGCTACACTTGTAGGGGTTTTTGGGATGAACGtggtagaaaattttaatttatgCTAGCGTAGCCTATTCATTCTCCAACAGCCAGACACAAAGTTAGAGAGGGGACAAGCAAGAGGCTAGCTGACTAGGGGAGGTCCAACGTTGGTTTTGGTTGAGGAAGCTGGCTGGTCTTTGTTGAGGACGACGCGAAGGAGAGATTCCGATGGTCGACGGCGACTAGGGCACTGGCAACATGGCGGGCACTGGCGGGCGGCTCGTGCACTGTGCCAATGTGGTCTCTGCCTCTATGGAACGAAGGAACTACCTCATGCGAGCAGTGGTTGTGTGGGCTTGATGACAAGCAAGTGGATACAATTGGCCAGGCTGGTCCTTGAGCCTGTTAATTGTTAAAAGCCCATCTagtagatttgccactgctataCCTTCCCTCGAAAATCCTATCTGGTTTTGCCAAGTTCTGTTGCCCATTTCGAGAGGTTCAAGACCCTATCTATTTTTTTGGAGAAACACAACAAAGATGTAAACACTTACGTGCATACATGCACCCACATGATTGTACACTGAATAAATTAAGAAAAAATATGAGCACTCTAGTATGATTTAAACATATGAATACGGTTCCACCAAAAGAAATCTAGCTGCAGGAGAGGGCTTGACATGCATGACATGGATATCTCTCTAAGCTAGTGATCTCCTCCTCCCGGACGGGCACCGACAAGTGGCTGGAGAGCCTTGACGACAATGGTCATGTTGGGCCTGAAGTCTGCTTCGTACTGCACGCACAAGGCCGCCACCGCCGCGAGCTGAACACAAGCCAAGAGATTCATCAGTTAAAACCAATGAAAACAAATAATGTGGTATGAAAAAAATAGCGTGATCCTTAAATTGCGCTATTAGCATGCTATATCGTGTTATAGCATGCTATTAGCAAGGAATTGTACACTGATTTACTTAGCGAGACATTTCTGAGAATGCTATGGCGTGCTATTAACGACGTTATAGGGCGCTATTTTTTTCACAGGTTAAAATAGATATATCAATGGGGAATGGAATCATCGATCAATTTCTTCAGCTGGATTTTCGCACCTTGGCCACTGCTTTTGGCGGGTAGTCGTTGTTGAGCTTGGGATCGATGCACTGCTTGACCTTGTCCTCGCTCAGTCTTGGCGTGGCCTGCAGCaggatctaaacgctcttatatttttttacagagggagtacaagcAAACAAAGAAGAAATACGTACCCAGGTGACGAGGCTTTGCTGGCCCTTGGGCATGGTGTGGTCGACGGGCTTCCTGCCGGTGAGGAGCTCGAGGAGGACGACCCCGAAGCTGTAGACGTCGCTCTTGTGCGTGAGCTGGCCCGTCATGGCGTACTCGGGCGCGTGGTAGCCGAAGGTGCCGAGCACCTTGGTGGAGTGGAGGCGCGCGGCGGTGTCGGCGGACTGGTTGGTGAGGTTGAAGTCGGCGATCTTGCCCTCGTGGCCGTGGAAGACGAGCACGTTGCTGGAGCGGACGTCGCGGTGGATCACGGACGGCTGCACCTTCTCGTGCAGGTACTCGAGGCCCCTGGCGGCGCCCAGGGCCACCCTGGCGCGCTGGGCCCACGTGAGCGCGGGGCCAGGCTCGGCCCCTTGCACGCCCTTCTTGCCATGCAGGATGTCGTAGAGCGAGCCGTTGGTGGCGAACTCGTAGAGCACGATCCGGTTGTTGAGCTCCAGGCAGTAGCCCAGCATCTGCGTGAAGTGGTCGCACTTGAGCCTCGACACCACCGACAGTTGCGCGCAAAACTCCGCCTCCGACTGCCCGGAGCCGCTGTTGTCGAACATCTTGACGGCCACGGTCTCCCCCGTGACCAGCTTGGCGCGGTACACACGGCCGTAGGACCCCTCCCCGACCAGCGACCGGGCGCCGAAGTTGCCCGTGAGGCGGTTGAGCTCCGCCAGCGTGACCGCGGGGACGTCGATGGGCAGCACCTTGGCTGGCCCCACGCCGTTTCTCGGCGCGTTAGGGCCTCGCGCTTGCGC
This genomic window from Aegilops tauschii subsp. strangulata cultivar AL8/78 chromosome 4, Aet v6.0, whole genome shotgun sequence contains:
- the LOC109773234 gene encoding probable protein kinase At2g41970: MWCCAGEKEEYHGPPAGNLATPPPRPPAQARGPNAPRNGVGPAKVLPIDVPAVTLAELNRLTGNFGARSLVGEGSYGRVYRAKLVTGETVAVKMFDNSGSGQSEAEFCAQLSVVSRLKCDHFTQMLGYCLELNNRIVLYEFATNGSLYDILHGKKGVQGAEPGPALTWAQRARVALGAARGLEYLHEKVQPSVIHRDVRSSNVLVFHGHEGKIADFNLTNQSADTAARLHSTKVLGTFGYHAPEYAMTGQLTHKSDVYSFGVVLLELLTGRKPVDHTMPKGQQSLVTWATPRLSEDKVKQCIDPKLNNDYPPKAVAKLAAVAALCVQYEADFRPNMTIVVKALQPLVGARPGGGDH